The following proteins come from a genomic window of Carassius gibelio isolate Cgi1373 ecotype wild population from Czech Republic chromosome B8, carGib1.2-hapl.c, whole genome shotgun sequence:
- the si:ch73-70k4.1 gene encoding hornerin: MTAMSKLKRKKSAIEESKCEQQTTIKKSNGSLSAEQDSSCSKTSTGRARWWESSELSDVERLWALTLRAFCPALQSDQEECIPQLPPPSSTKTVQKISDWKWCSADEDVNPPLNLPAPSFLNNPQPVNVVKNPSQPPAAESMGECSPPAIADQENHASSPDQESGSVCDIQTAQQRHLEDNWVEGHELSDGQSDKFDQVGKVTKGSGPGKGVKTGAGGSGSWLRTVSEAEGSVSGMGTKQGSSGSGSGQKAKSGTGGYGAGQRAKSGVRGSGLVLGAKSGVGLDVESGAGKGVNTGAGGSGSRLRTISEAVSSMGTKLRASGSGSGQRAKSGLGGFESGLGTNSRESGSGLGQGTKSGLNLGQKSATKESGAASGSGLGTKLIAEGSGTATGTGLGTKSGAEGSRAASGTGLETTSGTEGSRATSGSGLGTTSGTEGAGSGLECCPMCLMPFPAGFTQMQCDGHLAQCLSEMNEDIIW, from the exons ATGACTGCGATGTCTAAACTAAAGAGGAAGAAATCAGCGATAGAGGAGAGTAAATGCGAGCAGCAGACGACGATCAAAAAGTCAAATGGCAGTCTAAGTGCAGAACAGGACAGCAGCTGCAGCAAAACATCTACAGGCAG GGCGAGATGGTGGGAGAGTTCTGAATTaagtgatgtggagagactctGGGCTCTTACCTTGAGAGCTTTTTGCCCAGCCCTGCAGTCTGATCAGGAAGAATGTATTCCACAGCTCCCCCCACCCTCATCCACG AAAACTGTACAAAAAATAAGTGATTGGAAGTGGTGCAGTGCAGATGAAGATGTCAATCCCCCTCTGAATTTGCCCGCTCCATCTTTCCTCAACAACCCACAACCAGTGAATGTGGTCAAGAACCCCTCACAACCTCCAGCAGCAGAGAGCATGGGAGAATGTAGTCCACCAGCCATCGCTGATCAAGAGAATCATGCATCTTCACCTGATCAAGAGAGTGGGTCAGTATGTGACATACAAACTGCTCAGCAGCGCCACCTAGAAGACAATTGGGTTGAGGGTCATGAATTGTCAGACGGACAGAGTGACAAATTTGACCAAGTGGGGAAAGTCACAAAAGGATCTGGACCAGGGAAGGGGGTAAAAACAGGTGCAGGCGGATCTGGATCATGGTTAAGAACAGTATCTGAAGCAGAAGGATCAGTATCAGGCATGGGAACAAAACAAGGATCAAGTGGATCTGGATCAGGACAGAAAGCAAAATCTGGAACAGGAGGGTATGGAGCAGGTCAGCGAGCAAAATCAGGAGTAAGAGGATCTGGATTAGTGCTGGGAGCAAAATCTGGAGTGGGATTAGATGTAGAATCTGGAGCAGGGAAGGGGGTAAACACAGGCGCAGGAGGATCTGGATCACGACTAAGAACAATATCTGAAGCAGTTTCAAGCATGGGAACAAAACTCAGAGCAAGTGGATCCGGATCAGGGCAGAGAGCAAAATCAGGGCTAGGAGGATTTGAATCAGGGCTGGGAACAAATTCAAGAGAAAGTGGATCTGGATTGGGGCAGGGTACAAAATCTGGATTGAATTTGGGGCAAAAATCAGCGACAAAAGAATCTGGAGCAGCATCTGGATCAGGACTGGGAACAAAATTAATAGCAGAAGgatccggaacagcaacgggaacagGACTGGGAACAAAATCAGGAGCAGAAGGATCTAGAGCAGCATCTGGAACAGGACTGGAAACAACATCTGGAACAGAAGGATCTAGAGCAACATCTGGATCAGGACTGGGAACAACATCAGGAACAGAAGGAGCTGGATCAGGACTGGAGTGCTGCCCAATGTGTCTGATGCCATTTCCTGCAGG